In Taeniopygia guttata chromosome 2, bTaeGut7.mat, whole genome shotgun sequence, one genomic interval encodes:
- the TRDMT1 gene encoding tRNA (cytosine(38)-C(5))-methyltransferase isoform X2, whose product MILMSPPCQPFTRTGLQGDMSDPRSKSFLYILDILPRLQKLPKYLLLENVKGFESSSARNELLQTLATCGFKYQEFLLSPTCLGIPNSRLRYFLIAKLQQEPFSFQAPGQILTRFPDQDPEGVLKEKVTDKVGETSSSLSTEEKNLDPNVGPDSSSKSLPKGPFLFKLETVEEMERKHNQDNDSSIQMLKDFLEEENEEMSQYFLPPKSLLRYALLLDIVKPTCRRSTCFTKGYGHYVEGTGSVLQTAVDVQLESVFKHIDELPEEEKLIKLSTLKLRYFTPREIANLHGFPLEFGFPEKVTVKQCYRLLGNSLNVHVVAKLISILLE is encoded by the exons ATGATTTTGATGAGTCCTCCCTGTCAGCCTTTTACAAG AACTGGCCTGCAAGGTGACATGTCCGATCCACGGTCCAAGAGCTTTCTCTATATCCTTGATATTCTCCCAAG gCTTCAGAAGCTTCCAAAATACCTACTTTTAGAAAACGTTAAAGGATTTGAATCCTCTTCTGCGAG AAATGAACTTTTGCAAACACTAGCAACATGTGGATTTAAATATCAGGAATTTCTCTTGTCTCCAACCTGT CTTGGCATTCCCAATTCCAGGCTGCGGTATTTTCTAATTGCAAAACTTCAACAAGAACCATTTTCCTTTCAAGCTCCTGGTCAA ATATTGACAAGATTCCCAGATCAGGATCCAGAAGGTGTACTCAAGGAAAAAGTCACTGACAAAGTGGGTGAAACCAGTTCTTCTTTGTCCACTGAGGAGAAGAATCTGGATCCAAACGTTGGTCCAGATTCCAGCAGCAAGAGTTTACCAAAAGGGCCCTTTCTGTTTAAGCTTGAAACAGTAGAAGAAATGGAAAGGAAACATAATCAGGATAATGATTCCTCTATTCAAATGCTAAAAGACTTCTtggaagaggaaaatgaagaaatgagTCAATATTTCTTACCACCGAAGTCCTTACTGCGCTATGCTCTCTTGTTAGACATTGTTAAACCCACCTGCCGGAGATCCACGTGCTTTACAAAAGG GTATGGACACTATGTAGAAGGGACTGGCTCAGTTCTGCAAACAGCGGTAGATGTACAG CTTGAATCAGTGTTTAAACACATTGACGAATTACCAGAAGAAGAGAAGCTTATAAAATTGTCAACACTAAAACTGAGGTACTTTACCCCAAGAGAAATAGCAAATCTTCATGGATTCCCTTTGGAATTTG GTTTTCCTGAAAAGGTAACAGTAAAGCAATGCTATCGTCTTCTGGGAAACAGCCTCAATGTACACGTGGTGGCAAAATTGATCTCCATTCTACTTGAATAA
- the TRDMT1 gene encoding tRNA (cytosine(38)-C(5))-methyltransferase isoform X1, with product MAALRVLELYSGIGGMHQALRESCTHAEVVAAVDVNTLANDVYKHNFPSTPLWAKTIEGITLEEFDRLSFDMILMSPPCQPFTRTGLQGDMSDPRSKSFLYILDILPRLQKLPKYLLLENVKGFESSSARNELLQTLATCGFKYQEFLLSPTCLGIPNSRLRYFLIAKLQQEPFSFQAPGQILTRFPDQDPEGVLKEKVTDKVGETSSSLSTEEKNLDPNVGPDSSSKSLPKGPFLFKLETVEEMERKHNQDNDSSIQMLKDFLEEENEEMSQYFLPPKSLLRYALLLDIVKPTCRRSTCFTKGYGHYVEGTGSVLQTAVDVQLESVFKHIDELPEEEKLIKLSTLKLRYFTPREIANLHGFPLEFGFPEKVTVKQCYRLLGNSLNVHVVAKLISILLE from the exons aaagcTGCACACATGCAGAAGTTGTAGCTGCTGTTGATGTGAACACTCTTGCCAATGATGTTTATAAGCACAACTTTCCCAGCACGCCATTATGGGCAAAGACTATTGAG ggCATAACACTGGAAGAATTTGACAGATTATCTTTTGATATGATTTTGATGAGTCCTCCCTGTCAGCCTTTTACAAG AACTGGCCTGCAAGGTGACATGTCCGATCCACGGTCCAAGAGCTTTCTCTATATCCTTGATATTCTCCCAAG gCTTCAGAAGCTTCCAAAATACCTACTTTTAGAAAACGTTAAAGGATTTGAATCCTCTTCTGCGAG AAATGAACTTTTGCAAACACTAGCAACATGTGGATTTAAATATCAGGAATTTCTCTTGTCTCCAACCTGT CTTGGCATTCCCAATTCCAGGCTGCGGTATTTTCTAATTGCAAAACTTCAACAAGAACCATTTTCCTTTCAAGCTCCTGGTCAA ATATTGACAAGATTCCCAGATCAGGATCCAGAAGGTGTACTCAAGGAAAAAGTCACTGACAAAGTGGGTGAAACCAGTTCTTCTTTGTCCACTGAGGAGAAGAATCTGGATCCAAACGTTGGTCCAGATTCCAGCAGCAAGAGTTTACCAAAAGGGCCCTTTCTGTTTAAGCTTGAAACAGTAGAAGAAATGGAAAGGAAACATAATCAGGATAATGATTCCTCTATTCAAATGCTAAAAGACTTCTtggaagaggaaaatgaagaaatgagTCAATATTTCTTACCACCGAAGTCCTTACTGCGCTATGCTCTCTTGTTAGACATTGTTAAACCCACCTGCCGGAGATCCACGTGCTTTACAAAAGG GTATGGACACTATGTAGAAGGGACTGGCTCAGTTCTGCAAACAGCGGTAGATGTACAG CTTGAATCAGTGTTTAAACACATTGACGAATTACCAGAAGAAGAGAAGCTTATAAAATTGTCAACACTAAAACTGAGGTACTTTACCCCAAGAGAAATAGCAAATCTTCATGGATTCCCTTTGGAATTTG GTTTTCCTGAAAAGGTAACAGTAAAGCAATGCTATCGTCTTCTGGGAAACAGCCTCAATGTACACGTGGTGGCAAAATTGATCTCCATTCTACTTGAATAA